One genomic segment of Dehalogenimonas alkenigignens includes these proteins:
- a CDS encoding zinc ribbon domain-containing protein: MAQTDSRIPEPPSLHPLEAFELFYFFCAVHREGRITFRQFTEGMKAFRFYDERQRVWTIGARTGRWYRLDGGRWLAGEPDSRLTPTALKGWHDYFQRIGQPQGCARCGVKVPAGSKFCLNCGAPVAAASALPADGSRIVYCRRCGQPVAAAAKFCNACGTGRQ, from the coding sequence ATGGCGCAGACGGATTCCAGAATCCCTGAACCGCCGTCACTCCATCCGCTGGAGGCGTTCGAGCTTTTCTATTTTTTCTGCGCCGTCCATCGTGAAGGCCGGATAACCTTCCGCCAGTTCACTGAAGGCATGAAAGCCTTCCGGTTTTACGATGAACGCCAGCGGGTCTGGACCATCGGCGCCCGCACCGGCCGCTGGTACCGGCTGGACGGCGGCCGGTGGCTGGCCGGCGAGCCGGACAGCAGGCTGACCCCTACCGCATTAAAAGGCTGGCACGATTATTTTCAGCGGATCGGACAGCCGCAGGGCTGCGCCCGCTGCGGCGTAAAGGTGCCCGCCGGATCCAAATTCTGCCTGAACTGCGGCGCTCCGGTCGCCGCCGCTTCGGCTTTACCAGCCGATGGCTCCAGGATCGTCTACTGCCGCCGCTGCGGGCAGCCTGTGGCTGCGGCGGCTAAATTCTGCAACGCCTGCGGGACCGGGAGGCAATAG